The Trinickia caryophylli genomic sequence CCCCGCTCGGCGGGGCGCCGGGTGGCAGGCGTCAGCCGAGCAGCGCGTCGGCAAATTCCTCCGCGCTGAACGGTTGCAGATCTTCGACTTTTTCGCCCACGCCGATGAAATAGACAGGCACGGGGCGCTGGCGCGCGATGGCGGCGAGAATACCGCCTTTGGCGGTGCCGTCGAGCTTCGTGACGATGAGGCCCGTAAGCGAGAGCGCATCGTCGAACGCCTTCACCTGTGCGAGCGCGTTTTGCCCGGTGTTGGCATCGATGACGAGCAGGACCTCGTGCGGGGCGTCGTCCATGGCCTTGCCGATCACGCGTTTGACCTTGCGTAGCTCTTCCATCAGGTGCAACTGCGTGGGCAGGCGCCCCGCCGTATCGGCCATCACCACGTCGATGCCGCGCGCGCGCGCCGCTGTGACCGCGTCGAAGATGACGGCAGCCGGATCGCCGCTTTCCTGCGCGACGACCGTCACGTTGTTGCGCTGGCCCCAGATGGCGAGCTGCTCGCGCGCTGCGGCGCGAAACGTGTCACCGGCCGCGAGCAGCACCGACTGCTGAAAGCTCTGCAGATGCTTGGCGAGCTTGCCGATGCTCGTGGTTTTACCCGCGCCGTTCACGCCTGCGATCATCATGACCATCGGCTGGGCGCGGCCCAGCATCAACGATTTCTCGAGCG encodes the following:
- the ftsY gene encoding signal recognition particle-docking protein FtsY, producing the protein MFSFFKRFKGSKSPETVEEQHSPAEAPAAAPTATVPAEPQPPAAPAPSPAPAAQTPQIPQAPAPAPASTSVSQQSTAPAQPAAASGIEQEEVEIVPPPAPEPAAKQSWLARLRSGLSKTSAGITGIFVGTKIDDALYEELETALLMSDAGVEATEYLLRALREKVREDRLTDPQQVKTALRSLLVDLLKPLEKSLMLGRAQPMVMMIAGVNGAGKTTSIGKLAKHLQSFQQSVLLAAGDTFRAAAREQLAIWGQRNNVTVVAQESGDPAAVIFDAVTAARARGIDVVMADTAGRLPTQLHLMEELRKVKRVIGKAMDDAPHEVLLVIDANTGQNALAQVKAFDDALSLTGLIVTKLDGTAKGGILAAIARQRPVPVYFIGVGEKVEDLQPFSAEEFADALLG